The Pirellulales bacterium genome contains the following window.
GAGCCACCCGAGCAACGCTCGCAGTCCCCGTCGATCAATTAATGACAGTTGCTTCTCGGCCGATGGCCCATTCACCTTGATGATGCAGCCGTAACGTCGCATGCGTATTCCGCGCCTTCCTACGATCACTCTCGAAGGCCTGTGCTTCATCACGATGCTCGGCTTTCTGCTGGCCGGCGCTCTCGTGCGACAGATCAACTTGCTGTTGGCGCTGTTTGCCCTGCTGGCCGGGCTGCCGCTGGTGAATCGCTGGTTGGTATGGGCCACGCTACGCAAATTGAAGGTCGAACGGCGGATTCCGCGCAGTACTTCAGCGGGCGACTTGTTGCTGGTCGAACTCTCGATCTCGAATCTGAAGAAGAGGCTCGCCTCGTGGGCCGTCACGGTCGATGACCAGATTCGCCGCCAGGGGGCTGGTCGTGACGATGCCCCCATTTCAGCCCGCACGCTCTTTCCCTACATTTCGTCGCGCGGTGCCGCGGCGCAATCGTATCGTGGCCGTATCATGCGGCGCGGGCGTTACGAATTCGGGCCGATTCGGCTCTCTACCCGTTTCCCTTTCGGCATGATCCGTGGCGTCACCACGATCGAAGAATCTCAGACCCTGCTCGTCTTGCCGCGATTAGGCCGCTTAACGCGTCGTTGGCAACGCCTGCAGCAATCCTCGGATATGGGAACGAGCAATGTGCAGCGTCGGCAAGGACTGCTGGAAGGTGACTTCTACGGCCTGCGCGACTGGCGAGCAGGAGATAGCCG
Protein-coding sequences here:
- a CDS encoding DUF58 domain-containing protein, translating into MRIPRLPTITLEGLCFITMLGFLLAGALVRQINLLLALFALLAGLPLVNRWLVWATLRKLKVERRIPRSTSAGDLLLVELSISNLKKRLASWAVTVDDQIRRQGAGRDDAPISARTLFPYISSRGAAAQSYRGRIMRRGRYEFGPIRLSTRFPFGMIRGVTTIEESQTLLVLPRLGRLTRRWQRLQQSSDMGTSNVQRRQGLLEGDFYGLRDWRAGDSRRWIHWRTSARRQTPTVRQFEQQRNQDLALILELWQPKQPGEMHLEHVEIAVSFAASIVSDLCRRGGRTLWMAVAARELHWNSGPTSLALTREVMETLAMAEANCGDRFPDALGKTLEVARPGTNVIVVSTRAIDLGDTERFAKLWRNPRQRAWLSRLQSINVAQPNLSEYFIPQ